In the Loxodonta africana isolate mLoxAfr1 chromosome 1, mLoxAfr1.hap2, whole genome shotgun sequence genome, one interval contains:
- the HEBP2 gene encoding heme-binding protein 2, producing the protein MAEVPEPDAGAADGAAAGALETPGWEAPEDAGPQPGSYEIRHYGRAKWVSTSVESTDWDSAIQTGFTKLNSYIEGKNEKEMKIKMTAPVTSYVEPGSGPFSESTITISLYIPSGQQCDPPRPSESDVFIEDRAEMTVFVRSFDGFSSAQKNQEQLLTLANILREEGKVFDEKVYYTAGYNSPFKLLNRNNEVWLIQKKERSKENE; encoded by the exons ATGGCCGAGGTGCCCGAGCCCGACGCTGGGGCCGCCGACGGCGCGGCGGCTGGAGCCCTGGAGACGCCGGGTTGGGAAGCCCCGGAGGACGCGGGCCCCCAG CCCGGAAGTTATGAGATCCGACACTACGGACGAGCCAAGTGGGTCAGCACGTCCGTTGAATCCACGGACTGGGATTCAGCCATCCAGACTGGCTTTACAAAACTGAACAGCTACATTGAAGGCAAAAACGAGAAAG AGATGAAAATAAAGATGACGGCTCCAGTGACAAGCTACGTAGAGCCAGGTTCAGGCCCTTTTAGTGAGTCTACCATTACCATCTCCCTGTATATTCCCTCTGGACAGCAATGTGATCCACCCAGGCCTTCAGAGTCAGATGTCTTCATTGAAGACAGAGCTGAAATGACTGTGTTTGTACG GTCTTTCGATGGATTCTCTAGTGCCCAGAAGAATCAAGAACAACTTTTGACATTAGCAAATATTttgagggaagaaggaaaagttTTTGATGAAAAAGTTTACTACACTGCAGGCTACAATAGTCCTTTTAAATTGCTCAATAGAAATAATGAAGTGTGGTTGATTCAGAAAAAGGAACGCTCCAAAGAAAATGAATGA